In the bacterium genome, TCGAGGGCGGACGATGAACGTCGTGATCACCGACATCCCGGATGTCCTCGTCTTCGAGCCGCAGGTCTTCGGCGACCACCGGGGCTACTTCCTGGAAACCTGGCGCGCCGACACCTACGCCGCCGCGGGCATCGATCTGCCCTTCGTGCAGGACAACCAGAGCAGTTCCGGCCGCGGCGTGCTGCGCGGGCTGCACTACCAGATCCGCCGGCCCCAGGGCAAGCTGGTGCGGGTGCTCAGCGGCCGCGTCTTCGACGTGGCGGTCGACCTGCGTCGGGCCAGCCCGACCTTCGGGCGCTGGACGGGTGTCGAACTCTCGGCGGAGAACCACCGCCAGTTCTGGGTGCCGCCCGGCTTCGGCCACGGCTTCTACGTGCTGAGCGACGGGGCCGAGTTCGCCTACAAGTGCACCGACTACTACGCGCCGGAGCACGAGCGGGTCATCCGCTGGGACGATCCGGCCATCGGCATCGCCTGGCCGCTGGTCGCCGGGGTCTCGACGGTGCTTTCGGACAAGGACCGCGGCGGCGTGGACTTCGCCGCGGCCGAGGTGTTCCCGTGATCGGGCGGCCGGGGCGGCCCGGCGGCGCGCCCGCGTTCCGCATCGGGCAGGGCTGGGACCGGCATCGCCTCGCGGCGGGACGGCCCTGCGTTCTGGGCGGCGTGGCCTTCCCGGAAAGCCCGGTGGGCCCCGAGGCCCATTCGGACGGCGACGTGGTGGCCCACGCCGTGGCCGACGCGCTGCTGGGGGCCCTGGCCCTGGGCGACATCGGGCGGCATTTCCCGGACACGGACCCCAGGTGGGCGGGCGCCGACAGCCTCGCCCTGCTGGCGCGGGTGCGGAAGCTGGTGTCGGCGCAGGGCTACGACGTGGTCAACGTGGACTGCACGGTCATCGCCGAGGCGCCGCGCATCGCACCCCGCGCGGACGAGATGGCCCGGGCCCTCGGGCGCGCCCTCGGCGTCGGGGCCGACCGGGTCTCGGTCAAGGCCACCCGGGGCGAGGGCGTCGGCCCCGAGGGGCGGGGCGAGTGCCTGACGGTCCAGGCGGTGGCCCTGCTGCAGGGCCGGGCGCCGGTGGATGGCTGAGTTCGGACTTCAACGCGGGTCCTGCGCGGACCGGGAGCAAGCATGAGGATCGCGGTGCTGATGGGGGGCGATTCCCCCGAACGGGAAGTCTCCCTGGCGTCGGGGCGGGCCGTGGCGGGCGCCCTGCGGGAGCGCGGCCACGAGGTGGAGGAGATCGATCTGGCCCGGGTGGCCGACGTCATCGGCCTGGACGCCCTGCGCCGGGTGGACGTGGTCTTTCCGACGCTTCACGGCGGCCAGGGGGAGGACGGCCACCTGCAGGCCCTGCTCGACGTCCTCGACATTCCCTACGCCCTGTCCGGGCCGCGGGCCAGCGCCATCGCCATGGACAAGGCCATCACCAAGCAGGTCATGCGGGCGGCGGGCATCCCCACACCCGACTGGCTGCAGGTCACCTGGGACCGCAGCGCGGCCCGTCCGGGGGCCCTGGCCGCCGGCGACGCCGCCGCCGAGGCCGATACCGGCGGGCTGACCGTAGACACCGTCTTTCGCCGGGCCGCCGCCGAGATCGGCTTTCCCCTCGTCGTGAAGCTGAACGGAGCCGGGAGCTCGGTCGGGGTCGAGATCGTCGATCGCCCGGACCAGTTCACGGCCGCCCTCGAGCGGGTCCTGGCGGCTCCGTGCCGCTCCTGCATCAATCTGCTGATCGAGAAGTTCATACCGGGCAGGGAGTTGACGGCCACGATCCTCATGGGGCGGCGGCTGCCGCTGCTCGAGATCCGGCCCCGCGAGGGCTTCTACGACTACCGGAACAAGTACACCGCGGGGGCCAGCGAGTACCTCGTGCCCGCGCCGGTCCATTCCCCGGTCTACGAGCAGATCTGCGCCGACGCCCTCCGGGTCTACGAACTCCTCGGCTGCCGCGGCGTGGCCCGGGTCGACTTCCGGCTCGATGGCGACACCTATAAGTGCCTGGAAATCAACACGATACCTGGAATGACGGCCACCAGTCTGGTGCCGAAGGCGGCCGCGGCGGTGGGCATCGGCTTCGGCGACCTGCTCGAGGACATCTGCCGGGCGGCCCTGGACCCGGATTGAACCCGCGGCCGGGGGTGCCCGGCGGCCCTTCGGGCGACCGAACCGGGCGACTTTCCGGCGGCCCCGGCGGCCCCCCGGACGGGGGCTCCGCGGGGGGCTCCGGCCGGGTCCCGGCAGCCAAATAATTGCGCTGATCTTCTTGACTTCGGCTTTTGGCGCATTATATATTCCCGGACCCAAATCGGTCCCGGTCTGTCAACTGGGCGCCCCGGGCGCCCATGTCGACATGCTTGGGCCGATTGTTGACTGAACGCCGGTGAGGACGACGCGGCGCAGGCCGGCACGAATGGGAGCTGGCGTAGCTCAATTGGTAGAGCTCCTCACTTGTAATGAGGTGGTTGGGGGTTCAAGTCCTCTCGCCAGCTCCAGTCGACCGGAGATTCTCCCGCCACGGCGGGAACCATGGATGCGGACGCGGATT is a window encoding:
- the rfbC gene encoding dTDP-4-dehydrorhamnose 3,5-epimerase, whose translation is MNVVITDIPDVLVFEPQVFGDHRGYFLETWRADTYAAAGIDLPFVQDNQSSSGRGVLRGLHYQIRRPQGKLVRVLSGRVFDVAVDLRRASPTFGRWTGVELSAENHRQFWVPPGFGHGFYVLSDGAEFAYKCTDYYAPEHERVIRWDDPAIGIAWPLVAGVSTVLSDKDRGGVDFAAAEVFP
- the ispF gene encoding 2-C-methyl-D-erythritol 2,4-cyclodiphosphate synthase encodes the protein MGRPGRPGGAPAFRIGQGWDRHRLAAGRPCVLGGVAFPESPVGPEAHSDGDVVAHAVADALLGALALGDIGRHFPDTDPRWAGADSLALLARVRKLVSAQGYDVVNVDCTVIAEAPRIAPRADEMARALGRALGVGADRVSVKATRGEGVGPEGRGECLTVQAVALLQGRAPVDG
- a CDS encoding D-alanine--D-alanine ligase gives rise to the protein MRIAVLMGGDSPEREVSLASGRAVAGALRERGHEVEEIDLARVADVIGLDALRRVDVVFPTLHGGQGEDGHLQALLDVLDIPYALSGPRASAIAMDKAITKQVMRAAGIPTPDWLQVTWDRSAARPGALAAGDAAAEADTGGLTVDTVFRRAAAEIGFPLVVKLNGAGSSVGVEIVDRPDQFTAALERVLAAPCRSCINLLIEKFIPGRELTATILMGRRLPLLEIRPREGFYDYRNKYTAGASEYLVPAPVHSPVYEQICADALRVYELLGCRGVARVDFRLDGDTYKCLEINTIPGMTATSLVPKAAAAVGIGFGDLLEDICRAALDPD